CCCGCCGAACACGCCACCGGGGGGCGTCGGCGCGCCCAGACCGGGGGTGGTGCCGGTGGGCGGCTGCCCGGTCTGGGGGCCGCCGACGGGTCCGCCGATCGGCCCGGGGTCCCCGGGCCGGGGCGTGCCGAAGTCGATGCGGTCGTCGCCCGTCGTGTCCTCCGGGGGCGTCGGGTCCGTCGGGTCCTCGGGCCACGGCGGCTGCGGCGGCACGGGCGGCTCCGGCGGCTCCGGGGGCTCCGGCGGCGGCCACTCCGGCGGCAGCGGCGGGGGCGGGGGCGTGGGGGGCTGCGGCGTCGGGGTGGGCTCGTCCACGGGCCCGCCGACGGGCGGCTGGTAGAGCACCGCCGTCCCACCGGGACCACCGGGGCCGCTCCCGAACGTGGGCGCGTTGCGCGGCGGCCGGCCGCCGCCGGGGTCGGAGCCGCCCGGACCCGGGACGTCGTCGCGGTCCTGGTCGTCGCGTGCGGCCGTCAGCTCGTCGGCGAGCGCCATGAGCTGGGTGTCCATCGCGGTGACGGCCTCCTGCGCGACGCGCTCACGCTCGAGCGCACGCGCCTGCTCGATGTACGGCAGGCCCGCCGACGCGCCGTTGTCGATGTACTTCTGCCGCTCGGCGCTGCTCAGGGTGCCCGAGGGCAGGTCCCAGTACTGCGTGCGGGCGGTGCGGACGACGTCCGCCGCGCGCACCGCGATGCCCGCCATCGCGTTGAGCGCGTCGACCTCGTGCAGCATCGCGCGGGCGACCTGCGCGATGCTCTCCTGGGCGGCCGTGGCGGCCAGGCCCTCCATGCCGAGGTCGCTCGACATGCGGCGCAGCGTCGCGCTGATCTCCGTCAGCGGCGTGCACAGCTCCTCGAGGACGCCGGCGTCGCTCTCGACACCGGGCAGGTCGGCGCTGAGCGTCTTGGCGAGCTCGAGTGCAGCCTTGTTCTCCATGGTCACTCTTCCCCTGGGTGCGGTCGCGGGTCAGGCGGTGCTGCGGATGACGGGTGGGTCGACGCGGTCGCGGGCGTCGCGCTGCGACGTCGGACCAGGACGACGGCGGTGGCGGCGAGGGCTGCCGTGAGCAGGCCGCCCGCGCCCAGCGCGGCGACCGGGACGCCTGCCCCGTCATCGGCCGAGGGTGCGGGTGCCGCGGTCGCGGATGCGCTCGGCACCGCCGGGGCGGGCTCCGTCGCCGGGGCCGCCGGGGTCGGGGTGGGCTCGGGCGAGGCGCTCGCACCCGGCGCGGGCGGCGGGTCCTGCACCTCGTCGTACGTGGGCACGCTCAGCTCGCGACGGTCCAGCAGCGGGTTCTCGTCGGGGTAGCGCGTCGGGTCCTTCTCGAGCATGTGCCGCACGTTGACCCGGCCGTGCCCGTACTCCGGGTCGCGGAACAGCTCGTGGTCCTCGCTCTCGGTGTTGCGGACCAGCGTCTGCAGGATCTGGTCGGCCGTCGCGTCGGGGTAGGCCGACCACACGAGCGCGAGGGCCGCCGCCGTGTAGGCCGTGGCGCTCGACGAGCCGTTCTTCTCCTCGGCGCCCCGCAGGTCCTCGGTGATGTGCCGGATGCCCTCGCCGGGCGCGACGACGTCGGCGCCGGGAGGCGCACCGTCCCACAGCTTCCCGTCGGGTCCCACGGAGTTCACGGCGACCACGCCGTTGTGCGCCGCGGGGTAGCCTCGACCGCCGTCGGGCTCGACCGCGGCGACGACGATCACGCCGGCGTGCAGCGCACGTGCGATCGCGTCGCCGTCGCCGGGGGACTCGGTGCTGAGCGAGATCGAGATGATGTCCGCCCCGTCGGCCACGGCCTGGTCGATCGCGGCCGCGTACACGGTCCCCCCGTACGCCGTCGTCTCGGGGTAGCACTTCCCCTCGGGCGCGCCCGCGGGCGCGGTGAGCGCCGAGTAGAAGGAGACGGACGCATCGGGCGCCACGCCACGGATGCCGACTCCCTCGCCGGTGCCGATCACGAGCGAGGTCATCGTCGTGCCGTGCGCGGCGTCCGAGGAGTCCGTCACGGCGGGCATCGCCGTGCCCAGCGGCTCGTCGGCGCAGAACGACGGCTCGTGCACGGTGAGGTCGGTCCCGACGAGGTCGCCGACGTCCGTCTGGATCGCGGTGTCGATCACCGCGACCCGGACACCCTCGCCCGTGGCCTCGCGGTGCAGACGCTCCATACCGGTCTTCGTGAAGTACCACAGGCCGTCGTCGGTGTCCGTGGCGGCCTGCGCCGGCGCCGCGAGCGACGCACCCAGCACCGACGCGAGCGCGCCGACGAGAAGGGTGCGAGGTCGCGTCATGCCATGCCCATGCCGCCCGGCACCCGGTGGCCGGGGGCGTACGGCCCGTACATCGGCAGGGGGTCGAGGCGCGCGGCGAGCCGGGCGAACAGCGCCTGGATGTCCTCGTCGGTCGCCTTGGTGTTCGCGACCATCTTGTCCAGCTCGTCGCGCATGGTCTCCACGCGCGTCCGCAGCTCGGCGAGCTTCTCGGAGAACACCGCGAGCTGGCTCGCGTAGGTCTGCGCGAAGTACGTGGGGGAGGACGCCCTCGACCAGGTGTCGGCCGTCTGGTTGCTCTCGACCCGCGCGGCGCGCGTGCGCACGCTCTCGAGCTGGTCGAACAGCTCGAGCAGCGCGTTCAGCTGCTGCTTGACGAGGTCGGCATCGATGCTGACGCCGCTGCTCATGGGGCTCCCCCTGGAGTCGTGGTGATGCGTCGTTCGCCACCCGTTCCGGGTGACCTGAGCCGGAGGTGCGGTACCGGGCCGCGGCGGTTCGCCGCGGCCCGGTGGGTGGTCACCAGCGTGCGGCGTTGGCGCGCTCGGTGGCCTGGTAGTCCTCGTTGGACGTGGTGACCGCCTGGCCGATCTGGGCCAGCAGGGCCTTCATGTCGGTGATGGCGGTGGTCCACTTGGCGCGGGCTGCCTCGTAGGAGGTCGAGGCCTCACCGGACCAGTTCGCGCGCAGGGGCGCCAGGGACTGGTCCATGTCGTTGAGGCGGCTCTCGATGTTGCCGGCGCCGGACTGGATGTCAGCGGCGGCCGTGGCCAGTCCGCCGAAGTTGACCTTCAGGTCGCTCATCGGGTTCCCCTTCTCAGCCCAGACGCCCGGACAGTCGCGTGAACGCGGACTGCTGGGTGTCGTCGGACGCGGTGTAGGTCGACTGCGACTGCAGCAGGTTGGACTCGAACTCGTTGAGCGCCGAGACGATCTTGTTCGCGTCCTCACGCCAGCGGACCATCAGCTGGTTGAACGCGACCGCGCCCTGGCCCTGCCAGTGCGACCCGATCCCGGCCAGCTTGCCCTCGAGTGCGGACAGCTCGCGCTGCAGCTCGCCGCGCGTGCGTGCGACGACGTCGGCTCCCTGCTTGATCGCACCATCTGCTGCGGAGACCTCTGTTGCCATGACACCTCCCCCGTGCCCGACCCGTGCGGGCCGATGCCTCACCCGCCCCGGACGGGACGCGCCAGTCCCGGCGAAACGCCGCGAAACCGACGGAACCATAACCGACGGGGTGGGGCTTCGTCCTGCCGGGCAACCGTCCTGGGCCCCATCCGGGGCCACTCTCCCCCGATCGGCGGACGCCGCAGGTCGGGACGCACCGCCCGATCGGGCGTGACTATGCTGACCGACGTCCTGCGCACCCCGACCACGGGCGATCGTGCGGGCACGACGTGACCGACGACCAGCCGACGAGCCAGCCGAGGACGCCGATGACCGATCCGAGCACGCCGACCCCGGTCGGCACCCTGCTGCGGATCTCCGTGTCGAGCGCCGACCGGCGGATCGACCTGGGCGCACCGGGCAACGTCGCGGTCGTCGAGATCGTCCCGGGCCTCGCCCGCGCGCTGGGGGTGCTCGACGCGGGGTCGGTCTACGGCGGGTACCACCTGGTCACCGCGGCGGGCGTGCCGCTCGACCCGGCGCGCAGCCTCCTGGCCTCGGGTGTCGAGGACGGCGAGGTGCTGACGCTCGAGGTCGGTGCCGCGCGCCCGGAGCCGCGTGTGTACGACGACGTCGTCGAGGCCGTCGCGGACGCGGTCGAGACCCGGTTCCGCCCCTGGACGCCGCACGACAGCGCGCTGGGTGCGGCGTGGGGAGCGGCCGCGCTGCTCGCCGCGACGGGTCTGCTGCTGCTCGGCGCGGCGTCCGACGAGCCGCTGCCGCCCGTGGTCGCGGCCGTCGGTGCGTTGCTCGCGGTGGTGGCCGGTGCGGTCGTCGCCCGGGTCGGGCGCGATGCGGCCGCGGCACGCGTGCTGGTCCTGTCCGGCGGTCTGCTGGGCGCGGTCGCGGGGCTCACCCTCGGTGAGACCGCACCGTCCTGGGGGTGGCCCGCGGCTGCGGCCGGCGCGGGGCTCGCGGTGGCCGCGGTGCTCGCCGCCGCGGCGCTGCCGGACGCGCGCGAGGTCGCGGTGGGCCCGGGGGCGCTGGGTCTCGCGCTCGGCGTCGTGGGGGCGACGGTCGAGCTCGCGCCGGCCGAACCCGCGCACGTGCTCGCGGTGCTCGTCGCCGTGGTGCTGACCGCGAGCATCGGGGTTCCGTGGCTCGCGCTGGCGACCACGCCGCTGCGTGTGGTCTCGCCGCGCAGCGACGCGGAGATCCTGCTCGACCCCGTCGCGGTCGACGCCGACCGCGTGCAGCGCCAGCTGGACACGGGCTACCGCGTCCAGCTCTCGCTGCGGGTGTGCGTCGGGCTGCTGACGATCGTCGCGACACCGACGCTCGTCGCGTCCGGCGTCCCCGCGACGCTCCTGGTCGTCGTGGGCTGGGTGGGCGTGCTGCTCGCGACCCGGCAGTCGTACGCGCGTGCCGACGTCTTCGTCGTGGTCGCGCTCGGGGTCGCGGGGCTGGCGCTGACGCTCGTCGTCGCCGCGCTGGTCCACCCCACCTGGCGGACCGGGCTCGTCGTCGCGGCAGGCGTCGCGGTGGCGGCGCTCGTCGCGCTGGGGCTCGTCGCGCCGCGTCGCCGCGTGGGCCTGGCGCGCGCGGGTGACGTGCTCGAGATGACCGGCCTCGCCGTCCTGCTGCCGCTCGGCGTGGCCGCAGCCGGGCTGGTCTGACGCGGCCCGCGCTCGATGGCGACCAAGCGTGACCTCGTCGAGGCGCAGGCGTTCTCCCGCCGCCGCCTGCTGACCGCGTTCGTCAGCGGGGCCCCGGGCGGCCAGGAGCTCGAGCCCACCAAGCCGATGCGCGGCGTGGTCGCGGGCGTGGTGCTGAGCGTGCTCGTCGTGATCGGCTCGGTGGGCTGGGGGCTGCTGCAGCCCAAGCCGAACGACTGGCAGGACGACCGGCTGGTCGTCGTCAAGGACTCCGGAGCGCGGTACGTGTCACAGGGCGGCACGCTGTACCCGGTGCTCAACACGACGAGCGCGCGCCTGGCGATCGAGGCGGGCTCGTTCGACGTCATCGTCGTCTCGCCCGACGTCATCGCGGACGCGCCGCGCGGGCGCACGGTCGGCATCGAGGGTGCGCCCGACTCGCCGCCCGCGCAGAGCGCGCTCGTGGGCACGGGCTGGACGGCGTGCGTCGCCGAGGACGGGATCGCCACGCACGTCGGCGTCCCTCTGGAGACCGAGGCGGCCCAGGCCGTGGTCGTCCAGGTCGCGGGCGAGACGTACGTGGTCGCGGACGGCGTGCGGCACCACGTGCCCGCCACGGACGCGCCCGCGGTGCTGCGGTCGCTGCAGCTCGACACCGCGACCCCGGTGGAGGCGAGGGCGGCCTGGCTCAACCTGTTCCCCGCGGGCAGCGACCTGGCCCCGCTGGAGGTCGAGGGCGCGGGCAGCCCAGCTCCGCCGGGTGCGGGGCTGGACGGGCTCGAGGTCGGGACGGTCGTGCGCGTCGGCGCCGTCGGCGTGACCAGTCGGACGTTCGTGGTGCTGGAGGACGGCGCGCTCGCGAGCCTGAGCGAGTTCGCCGGGGCCCTGTACGCGCTCGGCTCCGGCGCGCTGGGAGCCCAGGTCGAGGTCGCGCCAGCGGACATCCGCGGGGCCGCGTCCGCGGACCCGCTCGGCGCCGACGACTGGCCGCAGGAGCTGGTCGAGCCGATGCCGGCCGAGCGTGCGCCGTGCGCGGTGCTGAGCACGGGGACGGCGCCCGGCGTGTCGCTGGTCTCGGCCGAGCCGCCCGCGGCCGCGGGCGTGGACGTGGTGCCAGGAGGCGGGGCGGTCTTCGTCGCACGCACGCAGGAGGGTGCGGCGGGTGCCTACGGGCTGCTCGACGAGACCGGCCGACGGTTCGGGCTGCCGGGCGCGACGTCCGACACGCTGCTGCGGCTCGGCTACACCGAGGACGACGTGGTCAGCGTCCCGCCCGCGTGGGCCGAGCTGTTCGCGCCGGGGCCGGAGCTGACACCCGAGGCAGCCTTCCCGGCCGAGGTGGCGGCGTCGGCGACCCCGACCGCCGGGACCCCGTGAGCGCCCGCGGGCGCCGCCGGGCCCCGCTGGCGCTGCTCGTGGCGGGTGGGCTGCTGGGCGGTGCCGTGCTGACGGGCGTGCCGGCCGGGCCGGCGGTCGCGGCGAGCCCGTGCCTGGAGCAGCCCGCGACGCCCATCCGGGACCGCGCGCCCGCGGAGAGGAGCCTGTCCGCGCAACGTGCCTGGCAGACCGCGACGGGGGTGGGCGTCCTGGTCGCGGTCGTCGACTCGGGCGTCGACACGCGCAACCCGCACCTGACGCGCGCGGTGCGCCCGGGCACGGACCTGGTGGGCGGCGCGGGTGGTGCACCCGGGACCACCGACGTGTGGGGGCACGGGACCGCGCTGGCGGGCATCATCGCGGCCCGCAAGATCGAGGGCTCGGGCCTCGTGGGGCTCGCGAAGCAGGCCGACATCCTGCCCGTGCGCGTGTTCGTCGCCGACGACGCGCAGGCGGCGGATGCGGGCACGGGACCGTCCGCGCAGCGCATCGCCGAGGGGATCCGCTGGGCGGCCGGGCACGGAGCGCAGATCATCAACGTCTCGCAGTCCACCAACGTGGACACGCCCGCGCTGCGCGACGCCGTGCGCGCCGCGACGGCAGCCGGAGCGCTGGTCGTGGCGAGCGCGGGCAACCGCGACACGGCCGAGAACAAGGAGGACCACGTCCGCTACCCGGCCGCGTACCCCGAGGTGCTCGGCGTCGCGGCCGTCGACGCGGACCTGCAGCCCACCACCGCCTCGATCCACGGCCCGCAGGTCGACGTGGCCGCGCCGGGCGCGTCGGTGCTCGCACCGAGGCCCGGCGGCGGCGACTGCGTGCTCGGGGACACGGCGCCCTCGTCGAGCTATGCGACCGCGTACGCGAGCGCGGCGGCGGCGCTGCTCGCGGAGCGCTTCCCGGACGAGACGCCGGCGCAGTGGAAGCACCGCCTCGAGGTCACCGCGGCCCGCGCGGGCGCGGACGTCCGGACCGACGAGACCGGCTGGGGCGTGATCCGGCCCGACGAGGCGCTCGCGTTCGTCGACGACGGCTCCGCGGTGGGGCCGACCAGCCCGGCGTTCCCCGAGGCCCCGCGCGCGACACCGACCCCGGCGCCGATCGTCGTCGCGCACGAGGCCGACCCGCTCGCACCGGTGCGCGCCCAGGCGGTCTGGTGGGCGCTCGCGGGAGCGGCCGTGATCGCGTTCGGCGCGTTGGCGTGGCGGCTGGTCACGGCGGGGGCCGGGAGGTCCGCCCGGCGGGGACCGGGATGAGCGCGCGCGTGCCACGGCTGCGCTGGGGCGCCGCGACCTCGCCCGGCGGACGCGCGGAGAACGAGGACGCGCTGCTGGCCGACCGCGACGTGTTCGTGGTCGCGGACGGCATGGGCGGGCACGACGCGGGTGAGGTCGCGAGCGCGGCCGCGGTCGCGACGCTGCGACCGCTGGCGGGGACCGCTCCCGGGCCGGACCGCGTCCGTGCGGCTGTCGTCGCGGCGCACGAGGCGGTGCGGGCCGTCCCGTCCGAGTCGTCGCGACGCCCGGGGACGACGTTGACCGGAGTGGTCGCGTGCGTGCACGAGGGTGTGCCGTGCTGGGTGGTGCTCAACGTCGGGGACTCGCGGACGTACCGCATGGCGGGAGCCGTGCTCGAGCAGGTCACGGTGGACCACTCGGAGGTCGCCGAGCTCGTCGCCGGCGGCCTGCTGCCACCCGACGACGCGGCGCACCACCCGTGGCGGCACGTGGTCACGCGCGCGCTCGGGGGCGGGGCCACCACGGTCGAGCCGGACCTGTTCGTGATGGCGATCAGCCCGGGCGACCGCATGCTCGCCTGCACCGACGGCCTGACCGACACGTTGCCCGACGCGCGCATCGAGGCCGAGCTCAAGGCGGCGCACGACCCGCAGGCCGCGGCCGACCGCCTGGTCGCCGCGGCGGTGGCCGCGGGTGCGGGGGACAACGTGACGGCGGTCGTGGTCGACGCGCTGCCACGGGCACGCGTGCGCTGAGCCGCCGCGGACGAGGTGTTGACGCCGCGCGGCGTCGCCCCTACTGTCCGTTTGCAGCAAGTTGCTGTCGATGTTGCGGCACTCTTGCAGCACCGGGGGACGCGCACCCGGGCGACGGCTCCGCAGGCCGTCGCCCGGCCCACCTCCTCCTCGCCCTCCCGGGCGTGGCGCCCCCCGTGTGAGCCGGTCCGCCGGCGCACGGTCGTCGCGACGAGGCGACGGCCGGGACCGGTCCGACGACGACGTCGGGCCCGACCAGAGGAGAGCACGTGCGCACCACCTCGCACCCGAACCCCACGGCGGGAGCGCCCGACCGCGCGCGTCGCCGGCTGCGCGCACTGGCCGCGCTGGTCGTCGGCGGGCTCGCGCTCGCCGGCGTCCTGAGCGCGGTCGCGCCGTCGGCGAGCGCGGCACCCGCGGGCAGTCGCACCGTCGGCGTCAACCTCTTCCAGTGGACGTGGAACTCGATCGCGGCCGAGTGCACCGACCACCTGGGGCCCGACGGGTACGCGTGGGTCCAGACCTCCCCGCCGCAGGAGCGCCCGGTGCTCGGCGGGCAGTGGTGGACCTCCTACCAGCCCGTCAGCTACCGCATCGAGTCCAAGCTCGGCACGCGCGCGGAGTACCGCGCGATGGTCGACACGTGCCGCGCGGCAGGTGTGCAGGTCATCGCGGACGTGGTGATCAACCACATGTCGGGCCAGACCTCGGGAACGGGCTGGGCGGGCACGCCGTTCAGCGAGGAGCGCTACCCCGGCCCGGCGGGCGGGTACGGCCCGCAGGACTTCCATGCGTGCCGGACGAACATCGCGAGCTATGCCGACCGGTACCAGGTGCAGAGCTGCCGACTGGTGGGGCTGCAGGACCTCGACACGGGCAGCGACTACGTGCGCCAGGAGATCGCCGACTACCTCAACGACCTGATCTCGCTCGGGGTGCGCGGGTTCCGGGTGGACGCGGCCAAGCACATCGCCGCGGCCGACCTGGCGGCGATCCGGGCGCGGCTCACGGACCAGAGCGTGTACGTCGTGCAGGAGGTCATCGGCGCCCCGGGTGAGCCGATCCAGCCGGGGGAGTACCTGGGCGTGGGCGACTCGCACGAGTTCTCCTACGCGCGTCATCTCAAGAGCGCGTTCAGCGGCGGCGGCCTGGCGTCGCTCGGCGGCCTCGACTCCGCGTCGTGGCTGCTCCCGTCGGACAAGGCGGGCGTGTTCGTGGACAACCACGACACCGAGCGCAACGGCGAGACGCTGTCCTACAAGAACGGCAGCGCGTACCGGCTCGCGAACGTCTTCATGCTGGCACACCCGTACGGCTGGCCGACGGTGTACTCGGGCTACGCGTTCTCGAACAACGACGCGGGCGCGCCGCAGAGTGCGAACGGCGAGGTCGACGACGCGCGGTGCGGCCAGGGCACGTTCACGTGCGCGCACCGGTGGAACGAGACCGCGCACATGGTCGGTTTCCGCAACGCGGTCGCGGGCACCGGACTCGTGGGCTGGTGGGCCGACGGAGACCGCCTCGCGTTCGGTCGGGGCGACAAGGGCTACGTCGCGCTCAACCGGACGGGCAGCCCGCTGACCCGGACGTTCACGACGAGCCTGCCGGCCGGGCAGTACTGCGACGTGATCAGCGGTGGTGCGGGCGCCACGTGCTCGGGCACCACCGTGACGGTGGGTGCGGGCGGCGCGGCGACGTTCACGGTCCCGGCCGACGGCGCTGTCGCGCTCCACGTGGGGGCGCGGCCCGGCACGACGACGTCGCCCAGCCCGACGACGAGCCCCACGCCGAGTCCGACGAGCTCGGCGGCCGCGGTCGCGTTCGGGGTCAGCGCGACGACCGTCTGGGGTCAGAACATCTTCGTCGTCGGTGACGTGCCCGCGCTCGGCGGGTGGGACCCGGCCCGGGCCGTGCCGCTGTCGGCGGCGACCTACCCGGTCTGGCGCGCGACCGTCTCGCTCCCCGCGGGATCGGCCGTCCAGTACAAGTACGTGCGCAAGGACGCCTCGGGATCGGTCACCTGGGAGAGCGGGGTCAACCGGACGCTCACCGTCCCGTCCGGCGGGACCCTGAGCGTGGCCGACACCTGGCGGAGCTGAAGCCGGCCGGGCCCGCACGCCTGCGCTGCGGGCCCGGTCCCGGGCGGGTGGTGCGCGCGCGTGGAGGTGCGCGTGCCACCCGTCCACCCCGCGCGGTCAGCCGTGGCCCCCGCACGATCGGTGCGTGGCGCGCAGCCCGCCGGGAGATCGCGACCCCTCCCGCGCGCGGATGCGGCACCACGGCGCGCTCGTCGTGCGTACGCTCGGGCGGATGGACGGGACGGACGCTCGCATCATCGACCTGCTGCGCGCGGACGGCCGCGCGCCCTACGGCCGGATCGGCGAGGAGGTCGGGCTCTCGGCGTCCGCGGTGAAGCGGCGCGTCGACCGTCTGCTCGCGCAGGGCGCCCTGCAGGGCTTCACGATCCGCGGCGGCCGGCCGGCCGCCGACACCGAGATCCAGGCGTACGTCGAGATCTTCTGCACCGGGAACGTCGCGACCGCGTCGCTGCGGCGGATCCTGGAGGACATCCCCGAGGTGCGTCGCGCGGGGACGGTCTCGGGTGACGCGGACGCGATCGTGCACATGGTCGCGCCGACGATCGCGCGGCTCGAGGCCGCGATCGAGCGCATCCGCGAGGCCCCCCACATCGACCACACCGTGAGCGCGATCGTCCTGACGGACATGTTCGACCGCTCGTGAGCCGTCACGCGGCGGAAACCCGGGTGTGACGCCCGGGTCATGCCGCGCGCCTAGCCTGCCGCCGCGCACGATTCGTGTGCACGGGTCGGCCATGCTGCACATTCCGTGCAGATGGGGGAGGTCGGCGCAACAGTTCACGACCGACTGAACGGGCGCACGTGTCAGCTCGAGCGCGTCACGCCGCCACCACGGGTGCGGCCCTGGTCCTGACGATGCTGGTGGTCCCACCGTCGCAGGCAGCACCACCGCAGGCCGTGCCCCTGAGCACCTCGGTGGCGGGATCGGCGATCGACTTCCCGGCCAGCTATCCCTTC
The Cellulomonas gilvus ATCC 13127 DNA segment above includes these coding regions:
- the eccB gene encoding type VII secretion protein EccB encodes the protein MATKRDLVEAQAFSRRRLLTAFVSGAPGGQELEPTKPMRGVVAGVVLSVLVVIGSVGWGLLQPKPNDWQDDRLVVVKDSGARYVSQGGTLYPVLNTTSARLAIEAGSFDVIVVSPDVIADAPRGRTVGIEGAPDSPPAQSALVGTGWTACVAEDGIATHVGVPLETEAAQAVVVQVAGETYVVADGVRHHVPATDAPAVLRSLQLDTATPVEARAAWLNLFPAGSDLAPLEVEGAGSPAPPGAGLDGLEVGTVVRVGAVGVTSRTFVVLEDGALASLSEFAGALYALGSGALGAQVEVAPADIRGAASADPLGADDWPQELVEPMPAERAPCAVLSTGTAPGVSLVSAEPPAAAGVDVVPGGGAVFVARTQEGAAGAYGLLDETGRRFGLPGATSDTLLRLGYTEDDVVSVPPAWAELFAPGPELTPEAAFPAEVAASATPTAGTP
- a CDS encoding S8 family serine peptidase — encoded protein: MTRPRTLLVGALASVLGASLAAPAQAATDTDDGLWYFTKTGMERLHREATGEGVRVAVIDTAIQTDVGDLVGTDLTVHEPSFCADEPLGTAMPAVTDSSDAAHGTTMTSLVIGTGEGVGIRGVAPDASVSFYSALTAPAGAPEGKCYPETTAYGGTVYAAAIDQAVADGADIISISLSTESPGDGDAIARALHAGVIVVAAVEPDGGRGYPAAHNGVVAVNSVGPDGKLWDGAPPGADVVAPGEGIRHITEDLRGAEEKNGSSSATAYTAAALALVWSAYPDATADQILQTLVRNTESEDHELFRDPEYGHGRVNVRHMLEKDPTRYPDENPLLDRRELSVPTYDEVQDPPPAPGASASPEPTPTPAAPATEPAPAVPSASATAAPAPSADDGAGVPVAALGAGGLLTAALAATAVVLVRRRSATPATASTHPSSAAPPDPRPHPGEE
- a CDS encoding Lrp/AsnC family transcriptional regulator → MDGTDARIIDLLRADGRAPYGRIGEEVGLSASAVKRRVDRLLAQGALQGFTIRGGRPAADTEIQAYVEIFCTGNVATASLRRILEDIPEVRRAGTVSGDADAIVHMVAPTIARLEAAIERIREAPHIDHTVSAIVLTDMFDRS
- a CDS encoding WXG100 family type VII secretion target, coding for MATEVSAADGAIKQGADVVARTRGELQRELSALEGKLAGIGSHWQGQGAVAFNQLMVRWREDANKIVSALNEFESNLLQSQSTYTASDDTQQSAFTRLSGRLG
- a CDS encoding WXG100 family type VII secretion target, with the translated sequence MSDLKVNFGGLATAAADIQSGAGNIESRLNDMDQSLAPLRANWSGEASTSYEAARAKWTTAITDMKALLAQIGQAVTTSNEDYQATERANAARW
- a CDS encoding S8 family serine peptidase, giving the protein MSARGRRRAPLALLVAGGLLGGAVLTGVPAGPAVAASPCLEQPATPIRDRAPAERSLSAQRAWQTATGVGVLVAVVDSGVDTRNPHLTRAVRPGTDLVGGAGGAPGTTDVWGHGTALAGIIAARKIEGSGLVGLAKQADILPVRVFVADDAQAADAGTGPSAQRIAEGIRWAAGHGAQIINVSQSTNVDTPALRDAVRAATAAGALVVASAGNRDTAENKEDHVRYPAAYPEVLGVAAVDADLQPTTASIHGPQVDVAAPGASVLAPRPGGGDCVLGDTAPSSSYATAYASAAAALLAERFPDETPAQWKHRLEVTAARAGADVRTDETGWGVIRPDEALAFVDDGSAVGPTSPAFPEAPRATPTPAPIVVAHEADPLAPVRAQAVWWALAGAAVIAFGALAWRLVTAGAGRSARRGPG
- a CDS encoding PP2C family protein-serine/threonine phosphatase, which produces MSARVPRLRWGAATSPGGRAENEDALLADRDVFVVADGMGGHDAGEVASAAAVATLRPLAGTAPGPDRVRAAVVAAHEAVRAVPSESSRRPGTTLTGVVACVHEGVPCWVVLNVGDSRTYRMAGAVLEQVTVDHSEVAELVAGGLLPPDDAAHHPWRHVVTRALGGGATTVEPDLFVMAISPGDRMLACTDGLTDTLPDARIEAELKAAHDPQAAADRLVAAAVAAGAGDNVTAVVVDALPRARVR
- a CDS encoding carbohydrate-binding module family 20 domain-containing protein; this encodes MRTTSHPNPTAGAPDRARRRLRALAALVVGGLALAGVLSAVAPSASAAPAGSRTVGVNLFQWTWNSIAAECTDHLGPDGYAWVQTSPPQERPVLGGQWWTSYQPVSYRIESKLGTRAEYRAMVDTCRAAGVQVIADVVINHMSGQTSGTGWAGTPFSEERYPGPAGGYGPQDFHACRTNIASYADRYQVQSCRLVGLQDLDTGSDYVRQEIADYLNDLISLGVRGFRVDAAKHIAAADLAAIRARLTDQSVYVVQEVIGAPGEPIQPGEYLGVGDSHEFSYARHLKSAFSGGGLASLGGLDSASWLLPSDKAGVFVDNHDTERNGETLSYKNGSAYRLANVFMLAHPYGWPTVYSGYAFSNNDAGAPQSANGEVDDARCGQGTFTCAHRWNETAHMVGFRNAVAGTGLVGWWADGDRLAFGRGDKGYVALNRTGSPLTRTFTTSLPAGQYCDVISGGAGATCSGTTVTVGAGGAATFTVPADGAVALHVGARPGTTTSPSPTTSPTPSPTSSAAAVAFGVSATTVWGQNIFVVGDVPALGGWDPARAVPLSAATYPVWRATVSLPAGSAVQYKYVRKDASGSVTWESGVNRTLTVPSGGTLSVADTWRS
- a CDS encoding EsaB/YukD family protein, with the translated sequence MTDPSTPTPVGTLLRISVSSADRRIDLGAPGNVAVVEIVPGLARALGVLDAGSVYGGYHLVTAAGVPLDPARSLLASGVEDGEVLTLEVGAARPEPRVYDDVVEAVADAVETRFRPWTPHDSALGAAWGAAALLAATGLLLLGAASDEPLPPVVAAVGALLAVVAGAVVARVGRDAAAARVLVLSGGLLGAVAGLTLGETAPSWGWPAAAAGAGLAVAAVLAAAALPDAREVAVGPGALGLALGVVGATVELAPAEPAHVLAVLVAVVLTASIGVPWLALATTPLRVVSPRSDAEILLDPVAVDADRVQRQLDTGYRVQLSLRVCVGLLTIVATPTLVASGVPATLLVVVGWVGVLLATRQSYARADVFVVVALGVAGLALTLVVAALVHPTWRTGLVVAAGVAVAALVALGLVAPRRRVGLARAGDVLEMTGLAVLLPLGVAAAGLV